One part of the Sorangiineae bacterium MSr11954 genome encodes these proteins:
- a CDS encoding GMC family oxidoreductase, protein MAKRLGNHTVVIVGGGLTAGLIARQLTAKGIDVLVLERGADHGAAAESHFPNQRDELRWDTRQGIIQDWSLQTYSLRHDTKEDALPVRWMEAFLPGEGLGGAGSHWNGITWRWSEYDPAMRSHLEARYGKKSIPANMPLQDWGVTYTELEPYHHLFEKLFGVAGKAGNIKGEIKEGGNPFEAPRRDDYPQAPLEITEAGLIFQEAARKKGYKPFPMPGANSTGAYTNPDGQTLGRCQYCGHCDRFVCDAHAKGTPDQLLYPMLATRKGFELRLRCHVLDVLYDRKARRVTGVRYVDLVTGEEIEQPADAVVLAGFTMTNTKLLLVGGIGKAYDPKTDTGVVGKNFCYQTTSSVSLFFKDRWINPFFNSGSTATTIDEFNNDNFDHTGLGFFGGAVISAAVFSGRPIGARRVPPGTPRWGTKWKQANADWYAHAFALSAWGSCYPNRENYLDLDPEYKDAYGQPLVRMTFDWRENELKMSEYVTKKMEELAKVSGATLVGPANPRKGPFDTRVYQTTHITGGTVMGRDPKTSVVSPHLQHWDAENLFVVGASTYPHDSGYNPTGPLGALALRLGDDLVQYTQRPRML, encoded by the coding sequence ATGGCAAAGAGACTCGGCAACCACACGGTGGTCATCGTCGGCGGTGGCCTCACGGCGGGCCTGATCGCCCGTCAGCTCACGGCCAAGGGCATCGACGTGCTCGTCCTCGAGCGCGGCGCAGACCATGGTGCCGCGGCCGAATCTCATTTTCCCAACCAGCGCGACGAGCTGCGTTGGGACACGCGTCAAGGGATCATCCAAGACTGGTCGCTGCAGACCTATTCGCTCCGTCACGACACGAAAGAAGATGCGCTGCCCGTCCGGTGGATGGAGGCATTTCTTCCGGGCGAAGGACTGGGGGGGGCCGGCAGCCATTGGAACGGCATCACCTGGCGCTGGTCCGAATACGATCCGGCCATGCGCTCGCACCTCGAGGCGCGCTACGGCAAAAAGAGCATCCCCGCGAACATGCCCTTGCAGGATTGGGGGGTCACGTACACGGAGCTGGAGCCGTATCATCATTTGTTCGAGAAGCTCTTTGGCGTCGCCGGAAAAGCCGGAAATATCAAAGGCGAAATCAAGGAGGGCGGAAATCCCTTCGAGGCCCCGCGCCGCGACGACTACCCGCAGGCGCCGCTGGAGATCACGGAGGCGGGGCTCATCTTCCAGGAGGCCGCCCGAAAGAAGGGCTACAAGCCATTCCCCATGCCCGGCGCCAACTCCACGGGGGCCTATACCAACCCCGATGGCCAGACGCTCGGACGCTGTCAGTACTGCGGCCACTGCGATCGGTTCGTTTGCGACGCCCACGCCAAGGGCACGCCCGATCAGCTCCTCTATCCCATGCTGGCCACGCGAAAGGGCTTCGAGCTTCGCCTGCGCTGTCACGTCCTCGACGTTTTGTACGACCGCAAAGCGCGCCGCGTTACGGGGGTGCGTTATGTCGATTTGGTGACGGGGGAGGAAATCGAGCAACCCGCAGATGCCGTGGTGCTCGCCGGCTTTACGATGACCAATACGAAGCTCCTGCTCGTGGGGGGCATCGGAAAGGCGTACGATCCAAAGACGGATACGGGGGTGGTCGGGAAAAATTTTTGCTACCAGACCACGTCGAGCGTCTCGCTCTTCTTCAAGGATCGCTGGATCAATCCGTTCTTCAACTCCGGCAGCACGGCGACCACCATCGACGAGTTCAACAACGACAACTTCGATCACACGGGGCTCGGCTTTTTCGGCGGCGCCGTGATCAGCGCGGCCGTGTTCAGCGGAAGGCCCATTGGGGCGCGCCGCGTTCCTCCTGGCACGCCGCGTTGGGGAACCAAGTGGAAGCAGGCCAACGCCGACTGGTACGCGCACGCATTTGCGCTGTCGGCGTGGGGTTCTTGCTACCCCAACCGTGAGAACTATCTGGACCTCGATCCCGAATACAAGGACGCTTACGGGCAGCCGCTGGTGCGAATGACCTTCGACTGGCGGGAGAACGAGCTCAAAATGTCCGAGTACGTCACGAAGAAGATGGAGGAGCTCGCGAAGGTGAGCGGCGCCACCCTCGTTGGACCGGCAAATCCCCGCAAGGGGCCGTTCGACACGCGGGTGTATCAGACCACGCACATCACCGGCGGCACCGTGATGGGGCGCGATCCAAAGACGAGCGTGGTCTCACCGCACTTGCAGCACTGGGACGCGGAGAACCTGTTCGTGGTGGGGGCGTCAACCTACCCCCACGACTCCGGATACAATCCGACAGGGCCGCTTGGCGCGCTCGCATTGCGCTTGGGCGACGATCTCGTTCAATATACGCAGCGACCAAGGATGCTCTGA
- a CDS encoding gluconate 2-dehydrogenase subunit 3 family protein yields the protein MTKANRRVFLKQVATAAGAASIGSIPGCVQNTSGTSGTSGVARSPTLLQSSPVSPASAPGHPNASRHAGMAGLVGYQSFGPEEAAFVEVMVNVMCPADNLTPNGVDCGLAIFMDRQLAGDFGKGARRYLRGPWKAKAGKPQHGYQSPLTPEQFFKAGIAAANAQCKKRFGKPFTELGAADADVFLNEVAAGKIADARVPLGVWFNDLVYPLFTQACFADPIYGGNVDKVFWKMIGYPGLPSNNTRNMVDFRGKPFPGAKTPKSIADFS from the coding sequence GTGACGAAGGCCAATCGACGTGTATTTCTCAAACAGGTCGCAACGGCGGCGGGGGCCGCATCGATAGGCAGCATTCCCGGGTGTGTTCAAAATACATCCGGCACATCCGGCACATCCGGCGTTGCGCGCTCCCCAACGCTTCTTCAATCTTCTCCTGTTTCTCCTGCTTCTGCTCCGGGTCATCCGAATGCTTCGCGGCACGCGGGTATGGCGGGACTTGTCGGATATCAAAGCTTCGGTCCGGAGGAAGCGGCGTTCGTCGAAGTCATGGTGAACGTCATGTGTCCTGCCGACAACCTCACGCCCAATGGGGTCGATTGCGGGCTAGCCATATTCATGGATCGCCAGCTCGCGGGCGACTTTGGCAAGGGCGCGAGGCGTTATTTGCGCGGCCCCTGGAAGGCGAAGGCAGGAAAGCCCCAGCACGGATATCAAAGCCCGCTCACCCCCGAACAGTTTTTCAAAGCAGGTATTGCCGCCGCGAACGCGCAATGCAAGAAGCGATTCGGCAAACCCTTCACCGAGCTGGGCGCGGCCGACGCCGACGTGTTCCTCAATGAGGTTGCGGCGGGGAAGATCGCCGACGCGCGCGTTCCCTTGGGCGTCTGGTTCAACGATCTGGTGTACCCGCTGTTCACGCAAGCATGCTTTGCCGACCCGATCTACGGCGGCAATGTGGACAAAGTTTTTTGGAAGATGATCGGGTATCCCGGCCTTCCATCGAACAACACCCGAAACATGGTCGACTTTCGCGGAAAACCATTCCCTGGTGCCAAAACGCCCAAGTCGATCGCCGATTTTAGTTAA
- a CDS encoding sodium:solute symporter gives MSSTLATEHFNGVALAVFTVLFLLVAVMGFLAARWRRPANLQHLHEWGLGGRSFGTFVAWFLLGGDLFTAYTFIAVPGLVFGVGALGFFAVPYTIMVWPVIFLFLPRLWSVSHRHGYVTTADFVRGRHGSRALSLAVAITGILATMPYIALQLVGIQVCLDVMGVGGGPETSWIVREMPLLVAFAVLAAYTYSSGLRAPALIAFVKDTLIYLVIAVSIVYLPAKLGGWENIFSAAGTSLAKTNPNTGKPFGGLILSQKQLWPYATLGFGSALALFVYPHAITAVLSTKNRNVIRRNTILLPLYTILLGLIALLGLMALAAGVKTGGNNSLSVPLLFQQFFPNWFVGLAFGAIGIGALVPAAIMSIAAANLFTRNIYREFISPNATPAAETQVSKLGSLLVKFGALVFVLVLDKSFAIQFQLLGGIWILQTFPALVFGLYTRWFHGRALLVGWLVGMVYGTTTSYFVPAPGKPGTHFGGQVAEIPLLGELGYIALTAFAVNVLVTVVLTPIFRALKVPEGRDETAADDYEAAAGDPGVAQELGELPSAVGTAHH, from the coding sequence GTGAGTTCCACCCTGGCCACCGAGCACTTCAACGGCGTCGCGCTCGCCGTCTTCACCGTCTTGTTCCTTCTCGTCGCCGTGATGGGCTTCCTCGCAGCCCGCTGGCGCCGCCCCGCGAACCTTCAGCACCTTCACGAGTGGGGCCTCGGCGGGCGCTCGTTCGGCACCTTCGTCGCGTGGTTCCTCCTCGGTGGCGACCTGTTTACGGCGTATACGTTCATCGCCGTGCCCGGGCTGGTGTTCGGTGTGGGCGCGCTCGGATTTTTTGCCGTGCCGTACACCATCATGGTGTGGCCGGTCATCTTCCTTTTCCTTCCACGTCTTTGGTCGGTGTCTCATCGACACGGTTATGTGACCACAGCCGACTTCGTGCGAGGCCGTCATGGCTCGCGTGCGCTTTCGCTGGCCGTGGCCATTACGGGCATTCTGGCGACCATGCCCTATATCGCGCTTCAGCTGGTGGGCATTCAGGTTTGCTTGGATGTCATGGGCGTGGGCGGTGGTCCCGAGACCTCGTGGATCGTGCGTGAGATGCCGCTGCTCGTGGCCTTTGCCGTGCTTGCGGCCTACACGTACTCGTCGGGTCTGCGTGCACCTGCGCTGATCGCGTTCGTAAAGGATACACTCATCTACTTGGTGATCGCCGTTTCGATCGTGTACCTGCCCGCCAAGCTCGGGGGCTGGGAGAACATCTTCTCGGCCGCCGGGACCTCGCTCGCGAAGACCAACCCCAACACGGGCAAGCCCTTCGGCGGGTTGATCCTCAGCCAAAAGCAGCTTTGGCCTTACGCCACCCTTGGTTTCGGCTCGGCCCTCGCGCTCTTCGTGTACCCGCACGCCATCACCGCGGTGCTCTCCACCAAGAACCGCAACGTCATCCGGCGCAACACCATCCTGCTCCCCCTCTACACAATCTTGCTCGGCCTCATCGCCCTGCTCGGGTTGATGGCCCTCGCCGCGGGCGTGAAGACGGGTGGGAACAATTCACTGTCGGTGCCCCTCCTGTTCCAGCAGTTCTTTCCGAACTGGTTCGTGGGCCTTGCCTTTGGTGCGATTGGAATCGGGGCGCTGGTGCCGGCCGCCATCATGTCGATCGCCGCTGCAAATCTCTTCACGCGAAACATTTACCGCGAGTTCATTTCGCCCAACGCCACCCCCGCGGCCGAGACGCAGGTGAGCAAGCTCGGCTCCCTGCTCGTCAAGTTCGGGGCCCTCGTGTTCGTGCTGGTGCTCGACAAGTCGTTTGCCATCCAGTTCCAGCTCCTGGGCGGCATCTGGATCCTGCAGACGTTCCCCGCGCTGGTGTTCGGGCTCTACACGCGGTGGTTCCATGGTCGCGCGCTGCTCGTCGGCTGGCTGGTGGGCATGGTTTACGGGACGACCACCAGCTACTTCGTTCCGGCACCGGGAAAGCCGGGAACCCACTTCGGCGGTCAGGTGGCGGAAATTCCGCTGCTGGGCGAGCTGGGGTACATCGCGCTCACGGCGTTCGCGGTCAATGTGCTCGTCACCGTGGTCCTCACCCCGATCTTCCGCGCCCTCAAGGTGCCCGAGGGGCGCGATGAAACGGCCGCCGACGATTACGAGGCCGCGGCCGGCGATCCCGGTGTCGCGCAGGAGTTGGGCGAGCTCCCCTCCGCCGTCGGCACCGCGCACCACTGA
- a CDS encoding DUF3311 domain-containing protein, protein MTLSQSTRYLLAAPLLAAPLVAILLPATYNKMEPTLFGFPFFYWYQLLWVVLTMASMSGAYFLVVQPTKSQKRGGPP, encoded by the coding sequence ATGACGCTGTCGCAATCGACCAGGTATCTTCTCGCCGCACCGCTGCTGGCTGCCCCGCTCGTCGCGATCTTGCTGCCCGCAACGTACAATAAGATGGAGCCCACCCTCTTCGGGTTCCCGTTCTTCTACTGGTATCAGCTGCTCTGGGTCGTGCTCACCATGGCCTCGATGAGCGGCGCGTACTTTCTCGTGGTCCAGCCGACGAAGTCGCAGAAGCGTGGAGGTCCTCCGTGA
- a CDS encoding PQQ-dependent sugar dehydrogenase, with protein MRLRTTIVSLGVGAFCAFGAAGAGCGNDSSNGSSNDGGFYDDGAVRPEPAPYGLDERPANATCRAPARPPAAAAVKLERVYANVPLDNPMLMAQIPGDPSRWYVAERVGKIVSFPAQNPPNAVREDLNITGQITDLRSEGGLLGMAFHPNFARNGHVYVSYTTGTEDRIVSAVRRFTSAARNGTAFGGQSDVLVFNQENQPNHKGGCVEFGPDGYLYASFGDGGGGGDPFKHGQDTNSFFSKVLRVDIDNGSPYAIPDGNPFKNDTTGKKKEIFAYGFRNPFRFSFDRVSQQLWLGDVGQDDWEEVDIVKSGGNYGWSVKEGSHCYPSSTTNCSSAGLIDPIYEYLNPPSGTRAVTGGRVYRGKAIPELVGSYLFGDSQTGEVWAMTLDPVTRKPTVTRINDGSTGGPVTAFNEDADGEIFITALGSKIYKVVANGKPSGAQFPEKLSQTGCVDPANPKNPAPGLVPYGVNSPLWSDGADKDRYLALPDTKKIHVNPDGDLDLPVGTVLVKSFTLGGKRIETRLLVRHEDGDWGGYSYEWNDEQTDATLLPANKTKAVANPSGQTWYFPSRSDCMSCHSAAAGRSLGLEVGQLNGDFVYTSTRRISNQLATFEHIGLFDASLGAAPQQLTRYPTPTMPGSELGDRAASYLHSNCSFCHRPNGLGGGGTDFRYTTSLANRKACNANPSNGNLGVPDAKIIAPGSPGKSVLSLRVHALDAARMPPLASSLVDKAGAAVLDEWIASLAACPKDADAGKD; from the coding sequence ATGCGATTGCGAACCACGATCGTCTCTTTGGGAGTGGGTGCGTTCTGCGCCTTTGGCGCGGCTGGCGCGGGGTGCGGTAACGACAGCAGCAACGGCTCCAGCAACGACGGAGGATTCTACGACGACGGCGCCGTTCGTCCGGAGCCTGCGCCTTATGGGCTCGATGAGCGCCCGGCCAATGCCACGTGCCGCGCGCCAGCCCGTCCGCCGGCCGCCGCGGCGGTCAAGCTCGAGCGCGTCTATGCCAACGTGCCCCTCGACAACCCCATGTTGATGGCGCAAATCCCTGGCGATCCTTCGCGGTGGTACGTGGCCGAGCGCGTGGGCAAGATCGTGAGCTTTCCCGCGCAGAACCCGCCCAACGCGGTCCGCGAAGACCTGAACATCACCGGCCAGATCACCGATCTCCGCAGCGAGGGCGGTCTGCTCGGAATGGCGTTTCATCCGAACTTCGCGCGCAACGGTCACGTGTACGTGTCGTATACGACGGGCACCGAGGACCGCATCGTCTCGGCCGTGCGGCGCTTCACCAGCGCGGCGCGAAATGGAACGGCGTTCGGCGGGCAGTCCGACGTGCTCGTGTTCAATCAGGAGAACCAACCGAACCACAAAGGTGGCTGCGTCGAGTTCGGGCCCGATGGATACCTTTACGCGTCGTTCGGCGATGGCGGCGGCGGCGGCGATCCATTCAAGCATGGGCAAGATACGAATAGCTTCTTCTCCAAGGTGCTGCGCGTCGATATCGACAATGGAAGCCCTTATGCCATCCCCGACGGCAATCCCTTCAAGAACGATACGACGGGGAAGAAGAAGGAAATCTTCGCCTATGGCTTTCGCAATCCCTTTCGCTTCTCGTTCGACCGTGTCTCGCAGCAGCTCTGGCTGGGGGACGTGGGGCAGGACGATTGGGAGGAGGTCGATATCGTCAAGAGCGGTGGCAACTATGGGTGGAGCGTCAAAGAAGGGTCGCACTGCTACCCGTCGAGCACCACCAACTGCTCGAGCGCGGGCTTGATCGATCCCATTTACGAGTACCTGAATCCGCCGAGCGGAACGCGCGCGGTCACCGGCGGGCGCGTGTACCGCGGCAAGGCCATCCCCGAGTTGGTGGGGAGCTATCTATTCGGCGACTCGCAGACGGGCGAGGTCTGGGCGATGACCCTCGATCCGGTGACCCGAAAGCCCACCGTGACCCGCATCAACGATGGCAGCACGGGAGGGCCCGTCACCGCGTTCAACGAGGACGCCGATGGGGAAATCTTCATTACGGCGCTGGGGAGCAAGATCTACAAAGTGGTGGCCAACGGGAAGCCTTCGGGGGCGCAGTTTCCCGAGAAGCTCTCTCAAACGGGGTGCGTCGATCCGGCGAACCCCAAGAACCCCGCGCCGGGGCTCGTTCCTTATGGCGTGAACAGCCCGCTCTGGTCCGACGGCGCGGACAAGGATCGGTATCTGGCGCTGCCGGATACCAAGAAGATCCACGTCAACCCCGACGGGGACCTCGATCTTCCGGTGGGCACCGTGCTCGTCAAGTCGTTCACCCTCGGCGGCAAACGCATCGAGACGCGCTTGCTCGTTCGCCACGAAGATGGAGATTGGGGCGGCTACTCGTACGAGTGGAACGACGAGCAAACCGACGCCACGCTCCTCCCGGCGAACAAGACGAAGGCGGTCGCCAACCCGAGCGGCCAAACATGGTACTTCCCGAGCCGCTCGGACTGCATGTCGTGCCACTCGGCGGCGGCCGGGCGCTCGTTGGGGCTCGAGGTGGGCCAGCTCAATGGCGACTTCGTTTATACCTCCACGCGGCGCATTTCCAATCAGCTGGCGACGTTCGAGCACATCGGTCTCTTCGATGCGAGCCTCGGCGCGGCGCCGCAGCAGCTGACCCGGTACCCCACCCCCACCATGCCGGGAAGTGAGCTGGGCGATCGCGCCGCCTCGTATCTGCACTCCAATTGCTCGTTCTGCCACCGCCCCAATGGCCTGGGCGGCGGCGGCACCGATTTCCGCTACACGACCTCGCTCGCCAACCGCAAGGCGTGCAACGCGAACCCATCGAACGGAAACCTCGGCGTGCCGGACGCCAAGATCATCGCCCCCGGCTCGCCGGGCAAATCGGTGCTCTCGCTGCGCGTGCACGCGCTCGACGCCGCCCGCATGCCGCCCTTGGCCTCGAGCCTGGTCGACAAGGCGGGTGCGGCGGTGCTCGACGAGTGGATCGCCTCCCTCGCCGCGTGCCCGAAAGATGCGGACGCGGGCAAGGATTGA
- a CDS encoding PhzF family phenazine biosynthesis protein, which yields MATKNHFKFYWVDVFATEPLGGNPLPVVLDADRLDEATMKLVTREFNQAETTFILKPTQPGATHRLRSFTVPGHEVSGAGHNALGAWWALAARGHLKADSPEVTFHQELGEHVLPVDVLFEGQDARRIVMKHATPAFGATVSDPARIAASLGLEPGDIDLARFPAQVVSTGAPHCLIPVRNRGAIDRAKPDAERLLSLLRDAGGEGCYVFSLDPVDPAATAYARFFNPTVGIYEDSATGTAAGPLSVQLVAKGVVPDGSTVIIEQGFAMGRPSRIEMRVRGDDVRLYGAGIVIAEGELFI from the coding sequence ATGGCAACGAAGAACCACTTCAAGTTCTACTGGGTCGATGTCTTCGCCACGGAGCCGCTCGGGGGCAACCCGCTCCCGGTCGTCCTCGACGCCGATCGGCTCGACGAGGCCACGATGAAGCTCGTCACCCGCGAGTTCAACCAGGCCGAGACGACCTTCATCCTGAAGCCCACGCAGCCGGGCGCCACCCACCGCCTGCGCTCCTTTACGGTTCCTGGCCACGAGGTGTCCGGCGCAGGGCACAACGCGCTGGGGGCCTGGTGGGCGCTCGCCGCGCGCGGTCATTTGAAGGCCGATTCGCCCGAGGTCACCTTTCACCAGGAGCTCGGCGAGCATGTCTTGCCGGTGGACGTCCTCTTCGAGGGCCAAGACGCGCGCCGCATCGTCATGAAGCACGCGACCCCCGCCTTCGGCGCCACCGTCTCCGATCCCGCGCGCATCGCGGCCTCCCTCGGCCTCGAGCCGGGCGACATCGATCTCGCGCGCTTCCCCGCGCAAGTCGTCTCGACGGGCGCGCCGCATTGCTTGATCCCCGTTCGCAACCGCGGCGCCATCGACCGCGCGAAGCCCGACGCCGAGCGCCTTTTGTCCCTCCTGCGCGACGCGGGCGGCGAAGGCTGCTACGTCTTTTCGCTCGACCCCGTCGATCCTGCGGCCACGGCGTATGCGCGCTTCTTCAACCCCACCGTGGGCATCTACGAGGACTCCGCCACCGGCACCGCCGCCGGCCCGCTCTCCGTGCAGCTGGTGGCCAAGGGCGTCGTGCCCGATGGTTCCACCGTGATCATCGAGCAAGGCTTTGCCATGGGCCGCCCGAGCCGCATCGAAATGCGCGTCCGCGGCGATGACGTCCGGCTCTATGGCGCCGGCATCGTCATCGCCGAGGGCGAGCTTTTCATCTGA
- a CDS encoding histidine triad nucleotide-binding protein yields the protein MMDCLFCKIVAREIPAKLAFENEHVVAFHDIRPMAPTHVLVIPKKHIVGIGQATEDDVAVLGHVMLAGRLVAEELHLDDGYRLVVNNGENAGQSVFHLHLHVLGGRALGWPPG from the coding sequence ATCATGGACTGCCTATTTTGCAAGATCGTAGCGCGGGAAATTCCGGCGAAGCTCGCATTCGAGAACGAGCATGTGGTGGCCTTCCACGACATCCGGCCCATGGCGCCGACGCACGTGCTGGTGATTCCGAAGAAGCACATCGTCGGAATTGGCCAAGCCACCGAGGACGATGTGGCCGTCTTGGGCCATGTGATGCTCGCCGGCCGCCTCGTCGCCGAAGAATTGCACCTCGACGACGGCTACCGGCTCGTCGTCAACAACGGTGAGAACGCCGGCCAGAGCGTGTTTCACCTGCACCTGCACGTGCTGGGGGGCCGCGCCCTCGGCTGGCCGCCCGGCTGA
- a CDS encoding class I SAM-dependent methyltransferase codes for MSQNVSQTATPRIVSTQEGYDLWSEIYDTEENPLISLEEPEVRRHLGDVRGLSIADVGCGTGRHAVRLAGEGAKVTAFDFSQGMIARAKAKAPPGADFVVHDITTALPLADGSVDRAISCLVVDHVPTSRLAPLFRELGRICKKDGFIVVSVMHPAMMLRGVQARFFDPKTGVDTRPESSPNVISDYVMAAAAAGLRFLHVSEHAVHAELAARVPRAEKYLGWPVLFMMKLAP; via the coding sequence ATGAGCCAAAACGTGAGCCAGACCGCGACCCCGCGCATCGTTTCCACGCAAGAGGGCTACGATCTCTGGTCCGAGATCTACGACACCGAGGAAAACCCGCTGATTTCCCTGGAGGAGCCCGAGGTCCGGCGGCACCTGGGTGACGTGCGCGGCCTTTCCATCGCCGACGTCGGCTGTGGGACCGGCCGCCATGCGGTCCGTCTGGCGGGCGAAGGCGCCAAGGTCACCGCCTTCGACTTTTCCCAGGGCATGATCGCGCGCGCCAAGGCCAAGGCGCCGCCCGGGGCCGACTTCGTGGTGCACGACATCACCACCGCGCTGCCGCTCGCCGATGGAAGCGTGGATCGGGCCATCTCGTGCCTGGTCGTGGATCATGTGCCGACCTCGCGCCTCGCGCCGCTCTTCCGCGAGCTGGGTCGGATTTGCAAAAAGGACGGCTTCATCGTGGTCTCGGTGATGCACCCGGCGATGATGCTGCGCGGGGTGCAAGCGCGCTTCTTCGATCCCAAGACGGGGGTGGATACGCGTCCCGAGAGCAGCCCCAACGTGATCAGCGACTATGTCATGGCCGCGGCGGCGGCAGGGCTGCGCTTTCTGCACGTGTCGGAGCACGCGGTCCACGCCGAGCTTGCCGCCAGGGTTCCGCGCGCCGAGAAGTACTTGGGCTGGCCCGTGCTCTTCATGATGAAGCTGGCGCCGTGA
- a CDS encoding DMT family transporter, translated as MAKGTSLDVAAASLDPTDTPREPAPASIAADPAQAPAAPPAHDPPAHDPAQPSVATSARERQGAVFMILGGALLGTVGVFVEEAGQHPFTAVWFRCVFGAAALFAWGLARGRARELWLDRRGLGAALLAGALMTANWALFFAALEHTSIAVATVVFHVQPLWLMAAGVLWLGEPFSRLRAGAALLALIGLTLATGLLDGAFASGANGIAGAAETNGTGASPAYVGGLAMCLAASLAYTGVSLIAKTVRRVSSFALAWWQCVVGAVLLGWWPLAHGLPRWGTAWAWLTGLGVLHTGLAYVLLYVGMSRLPAGRIAILQFVYPACAVAVDWLVYGRALSAAQLSGVVLIGVAQWGARAPRATR; from the coding sequence ATGGCAAAAGGTACGTCACTCGATGTGGCCGCCGCGTCACTCGATCCGACCGACACGCCACGCGAACCCGCGCCGGCGTCGATCGCGGCCGATCCGGCGCAGGCGCCCGCCGCGCCGCCGGCACACGATCCGCCGGCACACGACCCGGCGCAGCCCTCCGTCGCGACATCCGCACGCGAGCGCCAGGGCGCCGTGTTCATGATCCTCGGCGGCGCCCTGCTCGGCACCGTGGGCGTGTTCGTCGAGGAGGCGGGGCAGCACCCCTTCACGGCCGTGTGGTTTCGCTGCGTCTTCGGCGCCGCCGCGCTCTTCGCCTGGGGCCTCGCACGCGGGCGAGCTCGCGAGCTCTGGCTCGACCGGCGCGGGCTCGGCGCGGCGCTCCTCGCGGGCGCGCTCATGACCGCGAACTGGGCGCTCTTCTTCGCCGCGCTGGAGCACACGTCCATCGCCGTGGCGACCGTGGTCTTTCACGTGCAGCCGCTCTGGCTCATGGCCGCCGGCGTTTTGTGGCTCGGCGAGCCCTTCTCCCGGCTTCGCGCCGGGGCCGCGCTGCTGGCGCTCATCGGGCTCACCCTCGCCACGGGGCTCCTCGACGGCGCCTTCGCCTCCGGCGCCAACGGGATCGCGGGCGCCGCCGAAACCAACGGGACCGGCGCCTCGCCGGCATACGTCGGAGGCCTCGCCATGTGCCTCGCCGCCTCGCTCGCATACACGGGGGTCTCCCTGATCGCCAAGACGGTGCGCCGCGTGAGCTCCTTTGCGCTCGCGTGGTGGCAGTGCGTCGTGGGCGCCGTCCTCCTCGGGTGGTGGCCGCTCGCGCACGGCTTGCCGAGGTGGGGCACCGCGTGGGCATGGCTCACGGGTCTCGGCGTGCTGCACACGGGCTTGGCGTACGTGCTCCTTTACGTGGGCATGAGCCGATTGCCCGCCGGGCGCATCGCCATCCTCCAATTCGTCTACCCCGCCTGCGCCGTCGCCGTGGACTGGCTCGTCTACGGGCGCGCCCTCAGCGCCGCGCAGCTCTCCGGCGTGGTGCTGATCGGAGTCGCGCAATGGGGTGCGCGCGCCCCGCGTGCCACGCGCTAG
- a CDS encoding LysR substrate-binding domain-containing protein — protein sequence MRTADLQLDWLRAFVAVVDAGSLTAAVPHVHRSPSALSMQLKKLEDAAGAPVLVRDPRHLELTHTGRELLGYARRLLELHDEALTALHGPTVTGRVTLGVPDDYAFAYLTPLLRAFGNRHPSVEICLVCEQSTLLIPKVQRGELDLAVVSRDRVERGTFLFREPVVWVGAMAYEIWRKDPLPIAVYETGSRARRDVIAALSGERRAYRIVYSSRSLVGLLAAVESGLAVAAITATAVPPQLQALGTEHGLPPLPDLDVAVIRGKASSRTPAANAMHEQVVRTLRRRT from the coding sequence ATGCGAACTGCGGATCTTCAACTCGATTGGCTGCGCGCGTTCGTGGCGGTGGTGGACGCGGGATCGCTCACCGCGGCCGTGCCCCACGTGCACCGATCGCCATCGGCCCTGAGCATGCAGCTCAAAAAGCTGGAGGACGCGGCGGGCGCGCCGGTGCTGGTGCGCGATCCGCGGCATTTGGAGCTTACGCACACTGGGCGCGAGCTCCTCGGCTACGCGCGCCGCCTCTTGGAGCTGCACGACGAGGCGCTCACTGCCCTGCACGGCCCCACGGTGACGGGGCGGGTTACCCTCGGCGTGCCGGACGATTATGCGTTCGCGTACCTCACGCCGCTCTTGCGCGCCTTTGGCAATCGGCACCCCAGCGTGGAGATCTGCTTGGTCTGCGAGCAATCCACCTTGCTCATTCCAAAGGTGCAGCGCGGTGAGCTCGATCTGGCGGTGGTCTCGCGCGATCGCGTGGAGCGCGGGACGTTCCTCTTTCGCGAGCCGGTCGTATGGGTCGGCGCCATGGCCTACGAAATATGGCGCAAAGATCCCTTACCCATCGCGGTCTACGAGACGGGCAGCCGCGCGCGCCGCGACGTCATCGCCGCGCTCTCGGGCGAGCGCCGCGCGTACCGCATCGTCTACTCGAGCCGCAGCTTGGTCGGATTGCTCGCCGCCGTGGAGAGCGGGCTCGCCGTCGCCGCCATCACCGCGACCGCCGTCCCCCCGCAGCTCCAAGCCTTGGGCACCGAGCACGGCCTGCCGCCCCTCCCCGATCTCGACGTCGCCGTCATCCGCGGAAAAGCTTCGTCGCGCACCCCCGCCGCCAACGCCATGCACGAACAAGTCGTACGCACCTTGCGCCGCCGCACGTAA